A single genomic interval of Helicoverpa zea isolate HzStark_Cry1AcR chromosome 19, ilHelZeax1.1, whole genome shotgun sequence harbors:
- the LOC124639846 gene encoding uncharacterized protein KIAA2013 homolog has protein sequence MERLRSDVADMSRRAGDVLRRINRLVDGPLTRKKLVIICLVIIFLVLYVGPTFMNWMFGPESGTTRQNVCVQNFMKPFESSLKDYDVYLRQESSAALNSLNHNYVPYVGNGFVGLALEHVPHLNIKHGRTLSLPLYYHPLYVIDDYEMKEFTVAEYKKGIVHRFQCSDSGLQVSYQYYAHRTIPSLFVQEIWVNNPTNVNKKLRISTPRVSDWPTSVKQTVNLHQGVDMKEYEVVTGMITIPDSDNVIAAAVVCRKMSNSILVEARDGLDILILTTVQYSKPIKKIDYAKQKDIVEKKAVEEMEKVIALTGDRTAIRNLRENHARVWQGLWYTGFYISDSKAQGIINGDRINATIYAILSQVRSYEHEDSMKANTKADIMRSLTYSEGCYEGHSTLDAFNLWKPLNSLTNLNSVASVWLLTLEKQGCHNLLKAGASGVNQAMILSFGSLRFSNQHLEYNIHPSKLHRDFLFRRLNYGNMTHVNISVILQEDNKAAIFVALDRSDKTYYACDAGCLDSPVQLGPYRKYFPVKLTEPLTAILYITADKQHMEDLRHAIHVKEVVEAPAHDNHVIALHKHGHSLGGLNPLFWISIIVLIVVFHLFLCRIIMNEFCDSGVSYRRLYNKP, from the coding sequence ATGGAAAGGCTGCGTTCTGACGTCGCAGACATGAGTCGCCGTGCCGGGGATGTTTTGAGGCGTATCAACAGACTAGTCGACGGACCCCTTACTAGAAAGAAACTGGTAATAATATGTCTGGTTATTATATTCCTAGTTCTATACGTGGGACCTACTTTTATGAATTGGATGTTCGGTCCTGAGAGCGGGACCACTCGCCAGAATGTTTGTGTACAGAATTTCATGAAGCCTTTCGAATCTTCTCTAAAAGATTACGACGTGTACCTGAGACAGGAATCCTCAGCGGCACTGAACTCGCTCAATCACAACTATGTGCCTTATGTTGGAAATGGTTTCGTGGGCTTAGCACTGGAGCACGTTCCGCATTTGAACAtcaaacacggaagaactctcTCGTTACCGCTGTACTATCACCCTCTGTACGTCATAGATGATTATGAAATGAAGGAATTTACAGTAGCCGAATACAAAAAGGGCATAGTGCACAGATTTCAGTGTTCAGATTCAGGTTTACAAGTTTCATATCAGTATTATGCCCACAGAACAATACCATCATTGTTTGTGCAAGAGATTTGGGTGAATAATCCTACTAATGTAAACAAGAAATTGCGAATATCAACACCAAGAGTGTCTGATTGGCCAACATCAGTCAAGCAGACAGTAAATCTGCACCAAGGAGTTGATATGAAGGAATACGAGGTAGTGACTGGTATGATCACAATACCCGACAGTGATAATGTAATAGCCGCTGCTGTAGTGTGCAGGAAAATGAGCAACTCAATCTTAGTTGAAGCTAGGGATGGACTGGACATCTTAATATTGACTACAGTTCAATACAGTAAACCAATCAAGAAAATAGACTATGCAAAGCAAAAAGACATTGTTGAAAAGAAAGCTGTTGAGGAAATGGAAAAGGTTATAGCATTAACTGGTGATAGAACAGCAATAAGGAATTTGAGAGAGAACCATGCTAGAGTGTGGCAAGGACTGTGGTACACAGGGTTCTACATCTCAGACTCAAAAGCTCAAGGAATCATCAATGGTGATAGAATTAATGCTACAATATATGCCATCCTCTCTCAAGTAAGGAGTTATGAACATGAAGACAGTATGAAAGCAAACACAAAGGCAGACATTATGAGAAGTTTGACTTATTCTGAAGGTTGTTACGAAGGGCACTCAACTCTTGATGCTTTCAATTTATGGAAACCCTTGAATTCTTTAACAAACTTAAATTCAGTTGCAAGTGTGTGGTTACTCACTCTAGAAAAACAAGGATGTcacaatttattaaaagctgGAGCGAGTGGAGTCAATCAAGCAATGATACTAAGCTTTGGGAGTTTGCGTTTTAGTAATCAGCACTTAGAATACAATATTCACCCTTCAAAATTACACAGAGATTTCCTGTTTAGACGACTCAATTATGGCAATATGACTCATGTAAATATAAGTGTTATATTACAGGAAGACAATAAGGCAGCTATATTTGTGGCTCTAGACCGCTCGGACAAGACGTACTATGCATGTGATGCAGGATGCTTAGACTCCCCTGTGCAACTCGGCCCTTACAGGAAGTACTTCCCTGTCAAATTAACAGAGCCTCTGACAGCTATACTGTATATCACTGCTGATAAGCAGCACATGGAGGACTTGAGACATGCCATCCATGTCAAAGAGGTTGTAGAAGCTCCCGCACATGATAACCATGTGATAGCGTTACACAAACATGGACACAGTTTAGGAGGCCTAAATCCCCTATTCTGGATATCAATTATAGTTCTTATTGTTGTCTTCCATCTATTCTTGTGCAGAATAATCATGAATGAATTCTGCGACAGTGGAGTGAGTTATAGACGGCTTTACAACAAGCCTTGA